One Brassica napus cultivar Da-Ae chromosome A5, Da-Ae, whole genome shotgun sequence DNA window includes the following coding sequences:
- the LOC106345397 gene encoding uncharacterized protein LOC106345397: MENRMTTFHPKHFLESDLHPDFAGAKKCVICEKWISTRPNHLYCRPCNLCFHKECSTSLMENLTIDRPATHEHTLTFIRQKNSFNCVACGMVVANKEMNFYGMYEINMYGCLPCNFFIHRDCMFLPKVIKLTRHSHRLFHTFQVPDYNTNCRICGDPFVCGSGGYICTDETCDYKLHSYCATHKKIWDGKDVEREPEEISNSEDVTFSSLEEVDGKTIRHFSHHHDLVRQYVNGGEEENKRVCQACILGIGSGPFLGCKECDFALHDTCARLPRKMEHPFHRHPITLEVDMMNIKEGFFRCSKCERESCGFMYRCCQEECEFKMDTRCASLADPLYNGAHQHPLTLLGRGARCYECGFYLDSEQATLPVLVKCNYDIHPLTLFLGISINMWPWKPFACEVCELRIKPTYPDYQDLYGCFDCDTVVHVECAIGKYPYLKPGHTIKLNGFEIEIASNSTLSRPICHACHSICQDKLVFNNKSSAISFCSINCITSS; the protein is encoded by the coding sequence ATGGAAAATCGCATGACCACTTTTCATCCTAAACATTTCCTTGAGTCTGATCTACATCCGGACTTTGCTGGTGCAAAGAAATGCGTTATTTGTGAGAAATGGATCTCTACTCGGCCTAATCATTTGTATTGTCGTCCATGCAATTTATGTTTTCACAAAGAATGTTCAACCAGTTTGATGGAGAATCTGACAATAGATCGTCCAGCGACACATGAACATACGCTCACCTTCATTCGCCAAAAGAACTCTTTCAACTGTGTTGCTTGCGGAATGGTCGTCGCTAACAAAGAGATGAATTTCTACGGTATGTACGAGATAAATATGTACGGATGTTTGCCCTGCAACTTCTTTATCCACAGAGATTGTATGTTTTTACCAAAGGTGATAAAGCTTACTCGTCACTCACACCGCTTGTTTCATACTTTTCAAGTTCCTGATTACAACACGAACTGTCGAATATGTGGTGACCCGTTTGTTTGCGGAAGTGGAGGATATATTTGTACTGACGAGACGTGTGATTATAAACTTCACTCATATTGTGCAACGCATAAAAAGATTTGGGATGGCAAAGATGTGGAGCGAGAACCTGAAGAAATTAGTAACTCTGAAGATGTTACGTTTTCATCGTTGGAGGAGGTAGATGGCAAAACAATCCGTCATTTTAGTCATCACCATGATTTAGTGAGACAATATGTCaatggtggagaagaagaaaacaaacgaGTATGCCAAGCATGCATCCTTGGCATTGGCTCCGGTCCTTTCTTGGGTTGTAAAGAATGTGATTTTGCACTCCACGACACGTGTGCAAGGCTACCTCGGAAGATGGAACACCCTTTTCACCGCCATCCAATAACCCTAGAGGTGGACATGATGAACATCAAAGAAGGGTTCTTCAGATGTTCTAAATGTGAACGAGAATCATGTGGTTTCATGTATCGATGCTGCCAAGAGGAATGTGAGTTTAAAATGGATACAAGGTGTGCTTCACTTGCTGATCCATTATACAATGGAGCCCACCAACACCCTCTCACTCTATTAGGCCGTGGGGCACGTTGTTACGAATGCGGTTTCTATTTGGATTCAGAACAAGCAACGCTGCCGGTGTTGGTAAAATGCAACTATGACATTCATCCACTTACCCTATTTTTAGGTATATCAATTAATATGTGGCCATGGAAGCCCTTTGCTTGTGAAGTCTGTGAACTAAGAATCAAACCTACTTATCCGGATTACCAAGATCTCTACGGCTGCTTCGACTGCGACACCGTTGTACACGTTGAGTGTGCAATAGGAAAATACCCGTATCTGAAACCTGGCCATACGATCAAGTTGAATGGTTTTGAGATTGAGATTGCATCCAACAGTACTCTTTCTCGGCCTATATGTCATGCATGTCACTCTATCTGCCAAGATAAACTGGTTTTCAATAATAAGAGCAGTGCCATCTCTTTCTGTTCTATCAACTGTATAACCTCTTCATAG
- the LOC106345395 gene encoding uncharacterized protein LOC106345395, with protein sequence MENLFTTFRLTHSLEEFGPDSTQIDVVNECFICKIKIYYKSNCFRCRLCDFGFHKECQTTLMESNLTIDRPKTHEHMLTFIRKMNSFNCDACGLVDKYEINMYGCLPCNFFIHRNCIYLPKVIKLTRHSHRLFHTYQVPDCNTKCRRCENTFVPGCGGYICIHKTCDYKLHSYCATDKNTWDGSDVEGEPEETSNSDQDVTSLKEVDGKTFRHFSHHHDLMRLCVNGEKEEGEERVCQACILPVDFDCFLGCKECDFALHDTCASLPRKMEHTFHRHTITLEVDIEEGFFRCSKCERESCGFMYRCCQEECDFKMDAKCASLSDPLYSRTHEHPLSLADYGASCYKCSFYLGPNRVSLPVLVKCNYDTHPLTICLFESIKSWVWPPFHCEICEIRIKPKYPDYEDIYGCFDCNTVVHVECAIGKYPFLKPGHTIKLNGFEIEIASNSLSRPICHACHSTCQDKLVFKNKSSAISFCSINCITTSS encoded by the coding sequence ATGGAAAACCTCTTCACCACTTTTCGTCTTACACATTCCCTTGAAGAGTTTGGTCCCGATTCCACCCAAATTGATGTAGTAAATGAATGctttatttgtaaaataaagaTCTATTACAAGTCCAATTGTTTTCGTTGTCGTCTATGTGACTTCGGTTTTCACAAAGAATGTCAGACTACTTTGATGGAGTCGAATCTGACAATAGATCGTCCAAAGACACATGAACATATGCTCACCTTCATTCGCAAAATGAACTCTTTCAACTGTGATGCTTGCGGATTGGTCGATAAGTACGAGATAAATATGTACGGATGTTTGCCCTGTAACTTCTTTATCCACAGAAACTGTATTTATTTACCAAAGGTTATAAAGCTCACTCGTCACTCACACCGCTTGTTTCATACTTATCAAGTTCCCGATTGTAACACAAAATGTCGACGTTGTGAAAACACGTTTGTTCCCGGATGCGGAGGATATATTTGTATTCACAAGACGTGTGATTATAAACTCCATTCATATTGTGCAACGGATAAAAACACGTGGGATGGCAGTGATGTGGAGGGAGAACCTGAAGAAACCAGTAACTCTGATCAAGATGTTACGTCGTTGAAGGAGGTAGATGGCAAAACGTTTCGCCATTTTAGTCACCACCATGATTTAATGAGACTTTGTGTCAATGGTGAGAAAGAAGAAGGCGAAGAACGAGTATGTCAAGCATGCATCCTTCCTGTTGACTTTGATTGTTTCTTGGGTTGTAAAGAATGTGATTTTGCACTCCATGACACTTGTGCAAGTCTGCCTCGGAAGATGGAACACACGTTTCACCGCCATACAATAACCCTAGAGGTGGACATCGAAGAAGGGTTCTTCCGTTGCTCTAAATGTGAACGAGAATCATGTGGTTTCATGTATCGGTGCTGCCAAGAGGAATGTGACTTTAAAATGGATGCAAAGTGTGCTTCCCTTTCTGATCCATTATACAGTCGAACCCACGAACACCCTCTCAGTCTAGCAGATTATGGGGCAAGTTGTTACAAATGCAGTTTCTATTTGGGTCCAAACCGGGTAAGTCTGCCAGTGTTGGTAAAATGCAACTATGACACTCATCCACTTACCATATGTTTATTTGAATCAATTAAATCATGGGTATGGCCGCCGTTTCATTGTGAAATCTGTGAAATAAGAATAAAACCTAAATATCCTGATTATGAAGATATCTACGGCTGCTTCGATTGCAACACCGTTGTACACGTCGAGTGTGCAATAGGGAAATACCCGTTTCTGAAACCTGGCCATACGATCAAACTGAATGGTTTTGAGATTGAGATTGCATCCAACAGTCTTTCACGGCCTATATGTCATGCATGCCACTCTACCTGCCAAGATAAACTGGTTTTCAAGAATAAGAGCAGTGCCATCTCTTTCTGTTCTATTAACTGTATAACAACCTCTTCATAG